One Spea bombifrons isolate aSpeBom1 chromosome 1, aSpeBom1.2.pri, whole genome shotgun sequence DNA window includes the following coding sequences:
- the FAM222A gene encoding protein FAM222A, protein MLACLQRTQNPPVKHAMCANKGIEPRKCEAVTPMQTSRYPSPAELDAYAQKVANSPLTIKIFPTNIRVPQHKHLNRTVNGYDTTGQRYSPYPMHTGGYQGLLAIVKSSSKSVLKNAEGKRTKVSSAQVGVAPYPMSSTLTQGQPCSGQLNYLGNQKQLDAPVPPNVTVAASVIPLTGRNLALQQANLPSIQTIIYQINQQCQAQASQQACQGVVVANSSPAKQGMNSGFSAMTGSTVAYAGTVLQECRAGSELALGSAPVVAKAGSYQDGMDYLIWQQKQQQLRIYSGGSGGGGAISKSPEVCPGVSRPYTLASAVDKVSSSPLNCVGMHGNFSVGQYFAPPWNSILVTPNSDCYNPQELVNGHRDLGVHPSDGLTSIPSKTLCNTSILSSSLQSLEYLINDIHPPCIKEQMLGKGYETVSVPRLLDHQHAHIRLPIYR, encoded by the exons ATGTTGGCCTGTCTTCAGAGAACCCAGAATCCTCCAGTGAAGCATGCCATGTGCGCAAACAAGGGGATAGAACCTCGAAAGT gtgAGGCTGTGACTCCAATGCAGACATCACGGTACCCAAGTCCGGCAGAGCTAGATGCTTACGCGCAGAAGGTTGCCAACAGCCCACTGACCATAAAAATCTTCCCCACCAATATCCGTGTACCCCAGCACAAGCACCTGAATCGGACTGTAAATGGTTATGATACGACTGGCCAACGTTATAGTCCTTACCCAATGCACACAGGTGGATACCAAGGATTGCTTGCTATAGTCAAATCCTCCAGCAAAAGTGTGCTGAAGAATGCGGAGGGGAAACGGACTAAAGTATCTTCTGCACAGGTTGGTGTTGCTCCTTACCCTATGTCAAGCACTTTAACACAAGGCCAACCTTGCAGTGGACAGCTGAATTACCTTGGCAACCAGAAGCAACTAGATGCACCAGTGCCACCCAATGTGACTGTGGCAGCATCTGTCATTCCATTAACAGGCAGGAACTTAGCACTCCAACAAGCCAACCTGCCATCCATCCAGACCATCATTTACCAGATCAACCAACAGTGCCAGGCTCAGGCTTCTCAACAGGCTTGCCAAGGGGTAGTGGTAGCCAATTCCAGCCCAGCCAAACAAGGCATGAATAGTGGATTTTCTGCTATGACTGGGAGCACTGTGGCCTACGCTGGCACTGTCTTGCAAGAGTGCAGAGCTGGCAGTGAGCTGGCGCTGGGTTCTGCCCCTGTGGTAGCCAAAGCTGGATCTTATCAGGATGGTATGGACTACCTAATTTGGCAACAGAAGCAACAGCAGCTCAGAATATACAGTGGTGGAAGTGGAGGTGGTGGAGCAATCAGCAAATCTCCAGAGGTTTGCCCAGGAGTGTCACGTCCATACACACTTGCTAGTGCAGTTGATAAAGTCAGCTCTTCTCCTTTGAACTGTGTTGGCATGCATGGAAATTTCTCTGTAGGGCAATATTTTGCCCCTCCTTGGAACAGCATCTTAGTCACTCCAAATAGTGACTGTTACAACCCGCAGGAACTTGTGAATGGGCATAGGGACTTGGGGGTACATCCCTCAGATGGACTTACCAGCATCCCTAGCAAGACCCTTTGCAATACCTCTATTCTTAGTAGTAGCCTTCAGTCTTTAGAGTATCTTATCAATGACATTCACCCACCCTGTATCAAGGAGCAGATGCTTGGCAAGGGTTATGAGACGGTGTCTGTACCAAGGCTTCTAGACCATCAGCACGCGCACATTCGGCTCCCCATTTACAGATAG